A segment of the Arachis hypogaea cultivar Tifrunner chromosome 5, arahy.Tifrunner.gnm2.J5K5, whole genome shotgun sequence genome:
ttgaatgaaattaaacgttataaatatgttaaaaaaaattgcaaataataaaaaagattacataaattttttctaatatttatatatttataaatattatatttattttatttattcaaaaaaatattccGATACCGGCTAATTCCAAATTCAAATcccattttgatttttttttcatagttttaCCCCTTTttattgagattttttttttggaaaaatagaTTGAATAGATCCGTTGGGCCATTCAATAGCTAATGTAATTGATGCTAACTAATGGGCTACAGCGATTGCATGCCCGGTTCAAGCACATTTGAGTTCAagtccaaaaagaaaaaagagtttgAATTTGGTTTTAGTCAAAGGTGAATAAAAAACCTAATTTAATTCTTGACTTCGGactaaaaaatattctaaaaaaaataaaaaaagttatctaGTCATTTAAACTATATGATTTTGTGGAGTGTATGTTGTGTAGTATTAAGATCAATTTGAACTCTCTaacttttttatataataaattaagtgaaattatgttttaaaaatatattttaattatataatagtttttttaattttttttaatatatctaatcttaatatattaaaaatatacaaaaattatttttacgatAAATTTTAATAAGGTATTTTTTACTGATACTTTTTAATTGTGTTTTTAAaacatatattattaataatgaataagtaaatttttttattattttaaagtatTGGGACAaagattcaaaaattaaaatttagtattatgtttgttaATCTAAAAACTGAtactaaaatctttatttttgtctctaaaattttagtattttagtatCTTCAAAAAGTGACAGGGACTGAAATTTTTTGAGACAAAAACTGAAACTTtgataatattttatacttaaaatattccgattttaattaattaattccaactttTTCTGTTGTGCAAATCAAATTAGATCTCCATTCTTCGCGGTCCCTCACTCCTTTGTCTTTTCATTCCTTTTTCGAAGACTTCTAGCTGCAACATAATCATCCTTTTCTTTTTGATTTGTTCTCTTAATTGTCGTTTTCTCTTCGGAAGAATTTGCACTTGGACATATGTTTCGATTTAAAGTACTTTTATGTTGGTTGCAAGGCTCCTGAAGATTTTAGTTTAGAGAAATGTTTTCAGCGGGTTGGATATCTCGtgtgcaaaattcaaaaaattaaaggtGGCAATTTGTTTTTACGCATATATTATAAAAGAGTTGGGTGAGAATTAATGCACCGAAACTTCAAGATTTGGTTTGGCACTGTAATACAGTTACAGATATGAGTATgcaaatagaattttaaatttgacaTTGGCAACCATTAATTATTCCTTGAACTACTTGATCTCAATGATTTAGCTTTTAAAAGTCAAGAAACGAGTATGAGAGAGTccagataaaaaattattcacaCTTTGAAGCTTACCAATACTAACATCCTCATTCAATATGAAGAAATCAACTGAGGCATCACCACATAACAAAGAAAATGAATTCGACGAGGCGGTGCGGTTGTGAAGCATTGGAGACTTGCAAGTGCGCCTTGTTCGTTTGGGATCGTTGGTGGTGCTGTCGGTGGTGGAGAAGACCGGAAAATTCCTTCCCTTCTCAGTTAAAAttttaggaaaaaagagaaagggACTGGAGATTGCTGAAAATGAAATATAATTTGAGTTAAGGTTACATTTTAAAGTTAAGGATATTATTGTAAGTTTAAACATTTcattctttacttttattttaaaccaAATAGAATACTCGACATAATTTAGTCATATATACTTTTATATCAAACATAATACTAAAACATATTTCAATCTTTCAGTCTCTCTTTCAAATGTTACCTTAAGGCtttaattccttcaattcttaCATActggtttaaaaaaaaaattccttttcTTATCCACTTATTCAAGTTTTTTTAATGATATATAAAGTTGTTCAACaagtattatatttttaataagatGAATATTCACATGcagttattttcatgtgaaattgatagttaagaatcgttagataatttaatatatttaactaaattatcatctaataattctcaactatcaactttatataaaaataattgcatataaGTTTTTACCTTTTAATAATTATTCTTTTAgcaataatttttctaaaaaatttacaatctatatattttatatttatacccATATAAtggtgaaaaataaaaaggaatgaaACTTTTTTTATAAAGGAAAAGACTAATGTCTAAAAAGGGAGAATGTCTTCAAGTTCTACTCATCTTCATTTTTCGGGTCCTTTAATCCGGCGATTCGAAACAGTTGCACCAAATCAATGAGTTGGCGAATCCACCGTGAgtttagaaaaacaaaattttgtGTGGACAGATTGGTTTTACATGAGCATAACTTATTATATGATTGACGTCATATATTTTCatcttatttttctgtatttctcttcgtttttttttttgttgatttagttggaacaatattttttaaaatagtagttGTTTAATCTGTTTTTTTGTTAAACATTTATGCCTCGttgtttacataaaaaatataactttaataATATTACCACATATGAATAGTTAtatttatgaataattttttctcaaaaaattctACACAAACTTTAAACTCCATCATTATTCTCAGgtacttcttgtcttctatttaatagaattaatttttattataaaattaatttttaactcttcttttttaaaaaaagttataattaaaatttaatatttaaattttaaaattaaaaaatgaatatatatctaaataaatccttaaaattctcaatttttttttattattatgagatccctaaactttataaaaataagatatataagtccttattttagttagatttattatttttatttagacaaATAGTTCTTCAAAAGTGCAACGCAATAATCTATAACTCTTGACCTTTTGGATTTAGAACTctaatatcatattataaaaCTACTCATTCCAAAAACTTAATCTAATAGGAAAAAGTAATATTAATGGTTATATCTATAATACTGAATTCTCTAAATCTCTTGAACAAAATTTTTACTGGCTCTCTATACTTTTTCATTTAAATATATACTCTTAAAAAATTGACTAAAAGAAGTTgactttttaattaaattctacCAGACACCGATCTTTTTTTTTCGAACTTGGACCAAACACCCCCCATAGGCCCATACCCAGCATGTGGAGGATAAATTAAGTGCAGGTATGAACCATTGACCCATTCTACCCTGCCGGATATTTTTGCCATGCTTGAGTAAACAACCATCTATGAGTTTCTATACAGTACAAAACCCTTGCCGAAACCCCACGCTACTCTTTCTTCTTCTGGTGAAGGCAACTCCTCAATTAAGCAACTTAATGCCTTCTTTTCTTTAGCTTTTACTACCCActtctttaactttttactaCTACACTATTATTATGGACTATTGGactattatttatatatacaccTCGAAGACACAAATTTTAATGAATAACTtatgatttttaagaaaagaaagctaCTGTCTgagttttaagaataaaaataacaaaaacatttacatcatcaattcatcatagcGTCCAATCCGCACcatgacaaaataaaattaaacaaatcttAAGTTGAGGAAAAAACATTCAACATAGTTGGCTAAAATACTCGTTTCCAAATTCCACCTGCAAAAGCGTTCATTTTATCCACACCAACTTCACTAAAAAAAAAGTCATCAAAACAATATTAATATTCAAGAGTACAAGTTCAACACTTAACCCGTGGACCCACCTTTTTCTTCTATGTGATCATGGTTTAAGCTAACAAACAAGTGTTttagactttttttttctttttttcttttaaatttttttgactaCATAATACAACACAATTTTCCAACTTTTCTTGgtcttctctttccctttctcacttcatttttctttcattgagTTTATAATTCAACAACCATGACCAAAACTTTCTCAGAACCTTCTTAATTAGTTATTGGCAATAACACTGATacaaaaaccaaaagaaaaaacacATATAATTCAGTAAAGGAGTGCAGAAATTTCAAGTGCGATTAGTTTagttaatgatgatgatgatgatggactATAGGTCTATCTCTATCTGTATAATTGTGGCGGTTTTGACGATGAGTTTGTTGGCTTCACATGGCGGTTGCAACGGTTTGCATTCCTTCGGTTATGACATGCACCACTTGTTTTCCGACCCGGTGAAGGGAATTCTCGGTGTTGATGAGTTTCCTCAGAAGGGAACTCGTCAATACTATGCTGCTATGGAACAAAGAGACCGGGTTTTCCGGCGACGGAGGCTCGCCGGCCAACACGATACGCCGCTCACTTTCGCCGCCGGCAACGATACTTACCAGATTGACTCCTTTGGATTGTATCACTTCTTCGACCATTCTTAATTTTCCATTCCTCCTTCGTTatctgatttatttatttatttttattattttggtatGGTTGCTAGTTTTTATGAGAACATTAAAGCATGttaattaaactcttttttttataagcaaaaatttatatatatttcacaCCAAAAGTGCTACTAGGTCACAGGTTCATAGGAGATTTTATGAGTTGAGGAAGTATGGGGAgtcaatagaatatttgtacaatgtgtacaatgaaggtttagagatgttcgattcagtatcagagatataaccattagtgttacattttccTATCAGTTTAAGCTTTTGGGATAAGTGGTTTTATGATATGCTATCAGAGCTCTATGttcattttttaattcatattgggccaaataaatagcctattgtacacattgtacaaagaTTCCATTGGCTCCCTAGTGGGGTTCGAATGAATTTTGCCATACAGAGAAAGAaatttcactttttctttcttattgtgtatttttttatgatgatGTGTTCATGTGTATATGTAATAATGATTTGTAATTCCTTTGTTTTTCTTAATGGTATTTTCAGTTTGCATTTTGCCAATGTTTCTGTTGGGACACCAGCTTTATGGTTTTTGGTGGCATTGGATACCGGAAGTGACTTGTTCTGGTTACCTTGCAATTGTACCAGCTGTGTCCATGGTGTAAAGATATCAAGTGGCAAGGTATAACTTGCACTTTTATCTATAGGACTTTTAATTGGATTTATATTCTGTGTTAGCACTATTTATGATCTTTGAATTTGTTGCTTGTATTGTATGTGACAGACACTTAAGTTTAATATCTATGATCTGAAAAGATCTTCTACAAGCCAAAATGTTCTGTGCAATAGCAGCTTATGTGAAGAATCAAGTCAATGCACTTCATTGGGTAGCACTTGTCCATACCAAGTTAAATATCTATCAAATGGTACTTCAACTACTGGAATCTTGGTAGAGGATGTTTTGCACTTAGTTACAGATGATGATCAAACAAAAGATGTTGACGGTTCAATTACATTTGGGTAAAAATTCTCAATACTACCTTGCTATTTATAAAATTGGACTATTCATTGTACATGGTAAGTGTAGGGAGTAGAAAGTTAGCTTCTAGGAATGTCGATGATATCATTAACCTCACTCCTAAAAGCTTAAAAGTTTGAGGTATTGGATAGAAGTAAGCACATGAATAGTTTTTATATCCCCATATATTCCGTCACACAAGATGCTTGAAGATGAAGTATAGATAATGCATGAGCTtatcttgttaaaaaatgaactcTAGATTTCTCAGTTATAGCAACTTTTGACATCATATCATAAAACTATTTCCTTCCAAAACTTGAATTGTTGGGTAGAGAAATACAAATGAGCTTGCTATGTAACCGATTATAATTGCAATAACAACCATGTGCTAGAAATCTCTAGCAGGTTTTGACTGACTTTTATCAGTGAACAGGAGAATATTAAGTTTCCTCGCGGATTCCTTAAACTAATACTTCTAGTCAtggtttcttactttctttttcattcttgttCTTCGAAACGGCTTGGTATACTGGACTTTCTTTTCTTCGCATTACTTGTGATTAGAATCTGCAGGTTGTATtatcatcattttcatatttgaatATGTTGTTGCAGTTGTGGCCAAGTTCAGACAGGAGCATTTCTTGATGGGGCAGCTCCAAATGGTCTCTTTGGACTTGGAATGAGCAATATATCTGTTCCAAGCATCTTGGCCAAACAAGGCCTTACttcaaattcattttcaatgTGTTTTGGACCTGATGGCATTGGGAGAATCACTTTTGGGGATAATACCAGCTTGGTCCAAGGAAAAACACCATTTAACCTCGTGCATTCGCAGTAAGTGCCCATCAATGTTTGGGGATAATAACTACATTTCACACTTATCACTTGAATGGTCATCTACAAGAGAATATCTATTGAATAAAACTCAAAATAGACTCATAGAACTGAAACTAGAGAAGGATATATAATATATCTTGTCCAACTTTACTTGTGCTTATTTTAACATGGATGCCTCTTGGTAGCCCAACTTACAACATCACAATTACCCAAATCATTTTGGGAGGAAATGCTGCTGATCTTGAGTTCCATGCAATATTTGACTCTGGCACCTCATTTACATACCTAAATGACCCAGCTTATACACAGATTACTGAGAGTGTAAGTAATGTACActagagttttattttattttgttttattggttTAAGATGATATCTAGAGTGACACGTCACGTAAAAAGTGgttaatattttctgtttctttttgcAGTTCAATTCAATGATAAAGCAAAAACGGCATTCATCTAGTTCTGGCTCTGATTCTGATCTCCCCTTTGAATTCTGTTATAACATAAGGTGATTATTTTAACTTGACTCAAACTGTAAACTTCTTTTGTCATTTTAAACCATAGCAATTACTTCCACCATTCTATTCAGAAATTAATGTAACTTCGTACAAATTATCATGCACTGATTTGATTTCCACTTTTCTGGCAGCTCGAATCAGAGTGTTGAAGTTCCCATTGTGAATCTGACTATGAAAGGTGGAGACAACTATTTTGTCAAGGACCCTATAGTAACCGTTACTGGATTGGTGAGAGCATCAAATACAACTTGGTTAAGGATTCATGATACTATTGAGATAAATATCTAATGATTTTCAGCCGTCTAGCCTCATGATTGCTTCTTGTGATATCCAGGATGTTGAGTTACTTTGTTTGGGCGTCTTGAAAAGCGACAGTGTGAACATCATAGGACGTGAGTATTTTGAATCAAAGAAGCTGAACAACATCCATTTATTTATATCTATCACTATCTATCTCTATATTAACTATTAAGGATGTACTAAATTTTCATAGCGACCGATATTCGAGGATTGTGTTATCATTTtggaaatttttttctttcaatcgaTGATTCATGATTCTTCCATTCTTGTCAGCAAACCTGCCTCTACTGCATCATTCTTTGGGACTTTTTTGTTGTCTGTCATGTTCAAAAACAATTCATGCATCAATATGACAAATACAAGCACAAAGTTCCATCACTTATTGCTGAAGCTTTGATACATAGTTGCAAACGTTCATTATATTTATCTTCATGCAGAGAACTTCATGACTGGTTACCGCATAATCTTTGATCGCGAGAACATGGTTTTGAGTTGGAAAGAATCTGACTGTGAGTACAGTTTCACTTCTACTCCATCACCATAAGAACTTGGGTTTCATTACTACTTCTCCATTAGTTATTATtgttaatatgtttttttttttaccaggTTATGATGATGAACTCTCCAACTTAAATATTAACCAGTCTCACTCTCCTGCAATTTCTCCTGCTATTGCTGTGAATCCAGAAGCAACTTCAAATGTTTCTAATAATGACCCTGGAAGGCTGCTACCTAGTCACTCATTTAATTTAAGGCCCAGTTTTGTATTTATGAtggctcttttctttattttagctATTTCTTGATCATACCCTATAGCTATTCAGCATTCAAAGTATTAGTATTTTCTTTCACTGGAGAGTTTATAGGTTTCTTTAGCCCACACATACACACACCATATATAGAAGCATTATTATTACTCTATCCATTTTTGGGGGATATCTCAGTAGCCTTATTGATTTTGCTTATGAGTTTGTAAATAATATAGCAGCATGTGCAGCTCAGTTGTAAACTGTACAATTAATAGATAGCAAAGCATATATAATACACAGTATTTTTTATGTTGAGTAAATAGTCATTTCTAATTATGAAAGATTGAAGCACTGACTCTGATcatgattaatttaaataaattttgtaatcATAAAAGATTATATCCGTTTAATATTTCTAACCAAACATTAATTTAGTGAGAGATGCTGATAGTTCTAATTATGCAATACATTCTTAAACCTTTTTTATTAAGTAAAGAGTAGTATTTTTACTagtaaaataaatcataatttttatttattatattttatatcaatttataatttataatttaaagtttaaaatttaaaatttatagtttatgatttaagatttaaactttaaaatttgaaGAACATTATACATTTTACTTTTTCTGAAGTGCATTAACATTCGCCAATCATGCTAATGGTGCAAGAATTGGGAACTGTAACGAAAATTAGAAGGAAAACAAATTTATTAGTGGTGCTAATCTTGCTTTATTTCCCCCTTAATTGAATTTTTTGTTCTCGTTTACCAGGGGCGACACCTCTCTATTGTTTGATAGGTATGAGATCCACATGAATAACGGCATATACAAGAAACAAATAGAGGCTTCATTATTGAGACCAAGTTATCTAATCTTGGCTGtgtaaattaattagttaattaattaccaCCCGAAAAAATGCATCTCCTTTAATTATACAAAGGCGAACCAGTTAAGAAGACATATTAGCTGCCGTCAGCTTTAGCAGTTGTAATTAAAGTTATTATGTGAAGAAATCAATTTTCATCAATTAGCATAAGTATCCAATGTTATGACCCCACTATGGAGGAAAAGATAGTCACAAACTCACAATAATAAACTTTATATATATTACACTTATCTAATATCTATATAGTTAGTTAATTAGGATTATTTAACAGTAACTTTTCATCTCAATCATGGGAGAAAAAACCTCCAAATTATACTGTTAACTTTTACAAACAGCACCAGACAGACACAAATGTGTAGTTTcctcttcttaagcttgcaatACAAGTTATGGCATGAAAACAACAAAAAACCTTAGATGTCTCAATCTTAACAACAAAGTGCATGCCTACTTCATAATTGAGGATGCTGATTCCCTTGGAGGTAAAAATAAAGGGAAAAAACAGAGAGAAGAAAATGTGAATATTGGTGACCATAAAAACAAAAGGTGTCTAACTAATGCTGGATTGTTGGTAGAGTATTACTGTTAGTGACCCCATTTAGAAATTGGTTATGACCACCACTAACTAGGTTGATGGAGCCAATTCTATCAAAAGTCTAACTATAATATCAATCAATGTGTCTAATCAAGAAAAGCGcatagtaaaaagtaaaaattaaaaaggatttAACTAATTCGTATTTTAAagacatattttaaaaatataataataaaatttttttaacgtttttaatatattcaatgcattaaaaacataaacaaaaaatttgtaataatttttataaaatattttttttataatatgcttAACCTATacccttaggtagcgtttggtgtagagacagagactgagagacaagAGACAAACAAAGACTAAGAGacagattgaaataaattttaatattctgtttggtggaaaatgggagacagaaattgaaacaagaatgaaactctaatttaatttgcacaaagggtaaaattggaattaattaattgaaatgaaggtattttaagtataaaatgttattaaagttttagtctccatttctaaaaattttagtcccctatgtcccactttttggaggtactgaaatactgaaattttatagacaaagacaaaaattttagtacccgtatctaaaccaacaaacatgatactgaatcTTAGTCTCTCAATCTCTatttcagtacctcaaaacaaacgctatctTAAGGCACAAGTTAATAAAACCCAATTTAAAAAGTTCACTTCTCACATTTAGGAGAATGTACTAATGGTCAACTAATCATAATAATCTATCATGGGAGATCACATTTTGAGCTTAGTCGTCTTATTTGGGAAGACCATCAAATTATGCCTATGTACTAGTGATAGCTGCACAAAAATATAAGTTTTTATGTACACCAAACACAAGTTAGCAACCCTTGAGGTATTTAAAGTGAAAGGTATGTGAAAAatctaagaataataaaagaaatgtcAATGTGATAAAAACAGATTTGTACCCCAAAAACAAAATTTGGAGGTTTATTTtaagaaatttcaatttattcctATAAATTTTCtatgaaaatatattttcattttcttttgaagttttaataaaatctaattcCAGGAACAACTTGCTATCAAGAATAACTTCTtgtctaaaatataaaattttatttttatataaaaatgtggATATTTGATATTCTCTTATCAAGGaaataaaaattaagatataAGCTTATTATTATATCCCCCaaaatattatgtttttttttttttatcaaagatttcaTTCTTTAATTGATATTAGaattattttagaaatttaaaatctATATCCAGGAATATGTAAAATAAAACAAGCATATTATAATTTATTCTTAGAAATATCACAAATTTTTTCATAATACTCCAGTATAATATTCTTAAgcataatattttcgaaaatataattcCTTGAAATATATTTCCTAACCTTAAAACAAACTTCGGATTAGAGATATTGGGAGGCTCAAATGAACATGCACTACACCACAATATGTAATTCATTGCGTTTAAGAGGAACATGCACCTAATCACTAAATCCATGGAAAGAATGACAAAGTAAAAGAACTTTATAAGCCACTATTAACTACCAGTTACTTGAGCCTTCTGTAAATGGAGCCTAAAGTAACTTGTCTTTTTGTAATGATAATGCTTAAACATTACGATTCCATCCATTGATAATACTACTTAACGATATGATTCTCTGTGGTCCATCATATGCTAGAAAATAATTAGTCTCTTTTATGACTATAAAATGCCATTTTACCCATCTTTGCATTCCTAAGCTAAAAGCTAACATATCATCAAAGTAATCTTAATTGGCAATGGCTAGCAAGGTCCCTTTCTTGACTATGATTATCATACTTTCTGCAGTTTCCTCAGGAAACTCACTCAGCTTGAACCACTATGAAAAGTCATGCCCTAATGTTGAGTTCATTGTTGCCAAAGCAGTGAAGGATGCCACAGCTAGGGACAAAACAGTTCCTGCAGCACTTCTGCGAATGCATTTTCATGACTGCTTCATTCGGGTAATGCCCTACTATTTCATTCCTGGAGCATGCATTAAATGTGCTTTAAGAATAGGGAAATGATAATGCCACtccatatataattttttgtattgtaCGTTTGCATGAATTTGTAGAAAATAAGAGTGACATTACCAAAATAAGAGAGACAATATCCATTTCCTATATAAGGATTTCTCATTTCCTCTTTGTTTCCTACTTAACCCTTGCACCTATGTACTAATGCATAATTTGAACCTGTCATCTCTTGTTTGGTATACTTTTGAAGGGATGTGATGCCTCTGTGCTCCTAAATTCAAAAGGAAAGAACAAAGCCGAAAAAGATGGACCACCAAATATTTCTTTGCATGCATTCTATGTCATTGATGCAGCAAAGAAAGCAGTAGAAACTTCATGCCCTGGTGTGGTTTCTTGTGCTGATATTCTTGCTCTAGCAGCAAGGGATGCAGTTTTTCTGGTAAGAGAACAAAGCCAAATATATCAATTTTCtcactataaattctaaaattctaaacaACAGTTGGTGTATATAATTCTACAGTCTGGAGGACCTACATGGGATGTTCCTAAAGGAAGAAAGGATGGTAGAATATCTAAGGCCAGTGAAACAATAAATTTACCAGCACCAACTTTCAACATATCACAATTGAAgcaaagcttctctcaaagaGGTTTGTCAACAGCAGACCTAGTAGCTCTGTCAGGTAAGCTATTAAGAAAGTAAAAACCAATTACCATTTATTACAATCTACAGATTAA
Coding sequences within it:
- the LOC112800308 gene encoding aspartyl protease family protein 1-like, translated to MMMMMMDYRSISICIIVAVLTMSLLASHGGCNGLHSFGYDMHHLFSDPVKGILGVDEFPQKGTRQYYAAMEQRDRVFRRRRLAGQHDTPLTFAAGNDTYQIDSFGFLHFANVSVGTPALWFLVALDTGSDLFWLPCNCTSCVHGVKISSGKTLKFNIYDLKRSSTSQNVLCNSSLCEESSQCTSLGSTCPYQVKYLSNGTSTTGILVEDVLHLVTDDDQTKDVDGSITFGCGQVQTGAFLDGAAPNGLFGLGMSNISVPSILAKQGLTSNSFSMCFGPDGIGRITFGDNTSLVQGKTPFNLVHSHPTYNITITQIILGGNAADLEFHAIFDSGTSFTYLNDPAYTQITESFNSMIKQKRHSSSSGSDSDLPFEFCYNISSNQSVEVPIVNLTMKGGDNYFVKDPIVTVTGLDVELLCLGVLKSDSVNIIGQNFMTGYRIIFDRENMVLSWKESDCYDDELSNLNINQSHSPAISPAIAVNPEATSNVSNNDPGRLLPSHSFNLRPSFVFMMALFFILAIS
- the LOC112800309 gene encoding peroxidase 64-like — protein: MASKVPFLTMIIILSAVSSGNSLSLNHYEKSCPNVEFIVAKAVKDATARDKTVPAALLRMHFHDCFIRGCDASVLLNSKGKNKAEKDGPPNISLHAFYVIDAAKKAVETSCPGVVSCADILALAARDAVFLSGGPTWDVPKGRKDGRISKASETINLPAPTFNISQLKQSFSQRGLSTADLVALSGGHTLGFAHCSSFSKRVHNFDATHDWDPSINPSFAVQLKSICPSKNQAKNAGTIMDPSSTSFDNTYYKLILQHKALFTSDQVLLDSQEGKNLVFKFAASKKAFYEAFVNAMIRMSSINGGQEIRKDCRVVN